From one Cryptosporangium phraense genomic stretch:
- the scpA gene encoding methylmalonyl-CoA mutase — translation MTIPDFSNLELGAPRGATAEQWAAAAGNPPTWDTPEGIPVEPLYTAADTAGLDFLDTYPGIAPYLRGPYPTMYVTQPWTIRQYAGFSTAAESNAFYRRNLAAGQKGLSVAFDLATHRGYDSDHPRVAGDVGMAGVAIDSIYDMRQLFDGIPLDQMSVSMTMNGAVLPVLALYIVAAEEQGVAPEQLAGTIQNDILKEFMVRNTYIYPPQPSMRIISDIFAFTSQRMPRFNSISISGYHIQEAGATADLELAYTLADGVEYLRAGAAAGLEIDKFAPRLSFFWAIGMNFFMEVAKLRAARLLWARLTKEAGATNPKSQSLRTHSQTSGWSLTAQDVFNNVVRTCVEAMASTQGHTQSLHTNALDEALALPTDFSARIARNTQLLLQHESGTTRVIDPWGGSSYVERLTHDLAQRAWGHIQEVEAAGGMAQAINDGIPKLRIEEAAARTQARIDSGRQPVIGVNRYRPDADEPIEVLRVDNASVRREQLLKLEKLRAERDPRAVEDALTALTKAADAGDGNLLALAVDAARAKATVGEISDALEKVYGRHAGQIRTISGVYRDEAGGAGNVAAARSATADFEAAEGRQPRILVAKMGQDGHDRGQKVISSAFADLGFDVDVGPLFQTPAEVARQAVEADVHIVGVSTLAAGHLTLVPALRAELAALGRDDIMIVVGGVIPPADVSPLADLGASAVFLPGTVIADAALGLLAELRTRLGHPDPS, via the coding sequence ATGACGATCCCGGACTTCTCGAACCTCGAGCTCGGCGCGCCGCGAGGCGCGACCGCAGAGCAGTGGGCCGCCGCGGCCGGGAACCCTCCGACCTGGGACACGCCGGAAGGCATCCCGGTCGAGCCGCTCTACACCGCGGCCGACACGGCCGGCCTGGACTTCCTCGACACCTACCCGGGCATCGCGCCGTACCTCCGCGGCCCCTACCCGACGATGTACGTCACCCAGCCCTGGACGATCCGGCAGTACGCGGGCTTCTCGACGGCGGCCGAGTCCAACGCGTTCTACCGCCGCAACCTGGCCGCCGGGCAGAAGGGCCTCTCGGTCGCGTTCGACCTGGCCACGCACCGCGGCTACGACTCCGACCACCCGCGGGTCGCCGGTGACGTGGGCATGGCCGGGGTGGCGATCGACTCGATCTACGACATGCGCCAGCTGTTCGACGGGATCCCGCTCGACCAGATGTCGGTGTCGATGACGATGAACGGCGCGGTACTGCCGGTGCTCGCGCTGTACATCGTCGCGGCCGAGGAGCAGGGCGTCGCTCCCGAACAGCTGGCCGGGACCATCCAGAACGACATCCTCAAAGAGTTCATGGTCCGCAACACGTACATCTATCCGCCGCAGCCGTCGATGCGGATCATCTCCGACATCTTCGCGTTCACCTCGCAGCGGATGCCCCGCTTCAACTCGATCTCGATCTCCGGCTACCACATCCAGGAGGCCGGAGCGACGGCCGACCTGGAGCTGGCCTACACGCTGGCCGACGGCGTCGAGTACCTCCGCGCGGGCGCCGCCGCGGGCCTGGAGATCGACAAGTTCGCGCCCCGGCTGAGCTTCTTCTGGGCGATCGGCATGAACTTCTTCATGGAGGTCGCGAAGTTGCGGGCCGCACGCCTGCTCTGGGCGCGCCTGACGAAGGAGGCCGGCGCGACGAACCCCAAGTCGCAGTCGCTCCGGACTCACTCCCAGACCTCCGGCTGGTCGCTCACCGCCCAGGACGTGTTCAACAACGTGGTGCGCACCTGCGTCGAGGCGATGGCGTCGACCCAGGGCCACACGCAGTCGCTGCACACGAACGCGCTCGACGAGGCGCTGGCGCTGCCGACCGACTTCTCGGCCCGGATCGCCCGGAACACCCAGCTGCTGCTCCAGCACGAGTCCGGCACGACCCGGGTGATCGATCCCTGGGGCGGCTCGTCCTACGTCGAGCGGCTGACCCACGACCTGGCTCAGCGGGCCTGGGGGCACATCCAGGAGGTCGAGGCGGCCGGGGGCATGGCCCAGGCGATCAACGACGGGATCCCGAAGCTGCGGATCGAGGAGGCCGCGGCCCGCACGCAGGCCCGGATCGACTCCGGCCGCCAGCCGGTCATCGGCGTCAACCGGTACCGGCCGGACGCCGACGAGCCGATCGAGGTGCTGCGGGTCGACAACGCGTCGGTGCGCCGCGAGCAGCTCCTGAAGCTGGAGAAGCTCCGGGCCGAGCGCGACCCGCGCGCGGTCGAGGACGCGCTGACCGCGCTCACCAAAGCGGCCGACGCCGGCGACGGGAACCTGCTGGCCCTGGCCGTCGACGCGGCTCGGGCCAAGGCCACGGTCGGCGAGATCTCGGACGCGCTGGAGAAGGTCTACGGGCGTCACGCCGGCCAGATCCGTACGATTTCCGGCGTGTACCGGGATGAGGCGGGTGGGGCCGGGAACGTCGCCGCGGCTCGCTCCGCGACCGCCGACTTCGAGGCCGCCGAGGGACGCCAGCCGCGGATCCTCGTCGCCAAGATGGGCCAGGACGGGCACGACCGGGGTCAGAAGGTGATCTCGTCGGCGTTCGCCGACCTCGGCTTCGACGTCGACGTCGGCCCGCTGTTCCAGACCCCGGCCGAGGTGGCCCGCCAGGCCGTGGAGGCCGACGTGCACATCGTCGGGGTGAGCACGCTGGCCGCCGGCCACCTGACCCTGGTGCCCGCGCTGCGCGCGGAACTGGCCGCGCTCGGCCGCGACGACATCATGATCGTCGTCGGCGGCGTCATCCCCCCGGCCGACGTGTCGCCGCTCGCCGACCTCGGCGCGTCCGCGGTCTTCCTCCCCGGCACGGTGATCGCCGACGCGGCCCTCGGCCTCCTGGCCGAGCTACGCACCCGTCTCGGTCACCCTGACCCGTCGTGA